The following proteins are co-located in the Callithrix jacchus isolate 240 chromosome 10, calJac240_pri, whole genome shotgun sequence genome:
- the LOC100385018 gene encoding olfactory receptor 5M10-like, with protein MFSPNHTMVREFIPLGLTDDPVLEQILFGVFLVIYLITLAGNLGIILLIRTNSHLQTPMYFFLGHLSFVDICYSSNITPNMLHNFLSEQKTISYAGCFTQCLLFIALVITEFYILASMALDRYVAICSPLHYSSRMSKNICISLVTVAYMCGFLNGLSQTLLTFHFSFCGSREINHFYCADPPLIMLACSDTHIKKTAMFVVAGFTLSSSLFIILLSYLFIFAAILRIRSAEGRHKAFSTCASHLTIVTLFYGTLFCMYVRPPSDKFVEESKIIAVFYSFLSPMLNPLIYSLRNKDVILAMQQTIRENAFVKLQFRPLFICNP; from the coding sequence ATGTTCTCCCCAAACCACACCATGGTGAGAGAATTCATTCCCTTGGGACTGACAGATGACCCAGTGCTAGAGCAGATCCTGTTTGGGGTGTTCCTGGTGATCTACCTAATCACACTGGCAGGAAACCTGGGCATCATCCTGCTGATCAGGACCAATTCCCACCTGCAAACCCCCATGTATTTCTTCCTCGGCCACCTCTCCTTTGTAGACATTTGCTATTCTTCCAATATTACTCCGAATATGCTGCACAATTTTCTCTCAGAACAGAAGACCATCTCCTATGCTGGGTGCTTCACACAGTGCCTTCTCTTCATCGCCCTGGTGATCACTGAGTTTTACATCCTTGCTTCAATGGCATTGGACCGCTATGTAGCCATTTGCAGTCCTTTGCATTACAGTTCCAGGATGTCCAAGAATATCTGCATCTCTCTGGTCACTGTGGCTTACATGTGTGGCTTCCTTAATGGGCTCTCTCAGACACTGCTGACCTTTCACTTTTCCTTCTGTGGCTCCCGTGAAATTAATCATTTCTACTGCGCTGATCCTCCCCTTATAATGCTGGCCTGCTCTGACACCCATATCAAAAAGACGGCGATGTTTGTAGTTGCAGGCTTTACTCTGTCAAGCTCTCTCTTCATCATTCTTCTGTCCTATCTGTTCATTTTTGCAGCGATCTTGAGGATCCGTTCTGCTGAAGGCAGGCACAAAGCCTTTTCTACGTGTGCTTCCCACCTGACAATAGTGACTTTGTTTTACGGAACACTCTTCTGCATGTACGTAAGGCCTCCATCAGACAAGTTCGTAGAGGAATCCAAAATAATTGCGGTCTTCTATAGTTTTTTGAGCCCAATGCTGAACCCATTGATCTACAGCCTACGGAACAAAGATGTAATCCTTGCCATGCAACAAACGATTAGGGAAAATGCTTTCGTAAAATTGCAGTTTAGGCCTCTATTTATTTGTAATCCCTAA
- the LOC100410615 gene encoding olfactory receptor 5AP2, whose protein sequence is MRRMIEIRGRNQTEVTEFLLLGLSDDPDLQGVLFALFLSIYVATMVGNLGMIVLIKIDLRLHTPMYFFLSTLSFVDASYSSSVTPKMLVNLMAENKAISFHGCAAQFYFFGSFLGTECFLLAMMAYDRYAAIWSPLLYPVLMSGRICFLLIATSFLAGFGNAAVHTGMTFRLSFCGSNRINHFYCDSPPLLKLSCSDTQVNGIVIMAFSSFNVISCVTIVLISYLCIFIAILKMPSPEGRHKAFSTCTSHLMAVTIFFGTILFMYLRPTSSYSMEQDKVVSVFYTVIIPMLNPLIYSLKNKDVKKALKKFLQKHIM, encoded by the coding sequence ATGAGACGTATGATAGAGATTCGAGGCAGAAATCAAACAGAAGTGACTGAGTTTCTCCTCTTAGGACTTTCTGATGATCCAGATCTACAAGGGGTCCTCTTTGCATTGTTTCTGTCAATCTATGTGGCAACCATGGTGGGCAATTTGGGGATGATTGTATTGATTAAGATTGATCTTCGTCTCCACACCCCCATGTACTTCTTTCTCAGTACTCTCTCTTTTGTGGATGCCTCTTACTCTTCTTCCGTCACTCCCAAGATGCTGGTGAACCTCATGGCTGAGAATAAGGccatttcttttcatggctgtgcTGCCCAGTTCTACTTCTTTGGCTCCTTCCTGGGGACTGAATGCTTCCTGTTGGCCATGATGGCATACGACCGCTATGCAGCCATTTGGAGCCCCCTGCTCTACCCAGTTCTCATGTCTGGGAGAATTTGCTTCTTGCTGATAGCTACCTCATTCTTAGCAGGCTTTGGAAATGCTGCCGTACACACAGGGATGACTTTTAGATTGTCCTTTTGTGGCTCTAATAGGATCAACCATTTCTACTGTGACAGCCCACCACTGCTCAAACTCTCTTGCTCCGATACCCAAGTCAATGGCATTGTGATCATGGCTTTCTCCAGCTTTAATGTCATCAGCTGTGTTACGATTGTCCTCATTTCCTACCTGTGTATCTTCATTGCCATCTTGAAGATGCCTTCACCAGAGGGCAGGCACAAAGCCTTCTCCACGTGTACCTCTCACCTCATGGCTGTCACCATATTCTTTGGGAcaattctctttatgtacttgcGCCCTACATCTAGCTACTCAATGGAGCAAGACAAGGTTGTCTCTGTCTTTTATACAGTAATAATCCCTATGCTAAATCCCCTcatttacagtttaaaaaataaggatgTAAAAAAGGCTCTAAAGAAGTTCTTACAGAAACACATCATGTAA
- the LOC103796324 gene encoding LOW QUALITY PROTEIN: olfactory receptor 5M5 (The sequence of the model RefSeq protein was modified relative to this genomic sequence to represent the inferred CDS: substituted 1 base at 1 genomic stop codon) — MKMKIDPKRNDTEATEFILLGLTSRPELQPMLFVVFLLIYLITLTGNFGMIFLIRFTPWLQTPMYFFLTHLACVDIFYSTNVSLQMLVNFLSEKKTISYAGCLAQCFVFVTLLLTEYYMLGAMAYDRYMAICNPLHYSSKMTRPVCICLVTFPYFWGSMVGTMQVILTSRLSFCGPNTINHFYCADPPLLMLTCSDTYVKQTALFVSAGINLTVSLLIILISYILIFITIMRIHCSEGQCKAFSTCGSHLTAVAMFYGSLFCMYVRPANEGSVEXGKLVAVFCIFVSPMLNPFIYSLRNKDVKQALKRMFMRNFGKTKKNSATTISQ, encoded by the coding sequence ATGAAGATGAAGATAGATCCCAAACGCAATGACACAGAGGCAACTGAGTTTATTCTGCTGGGACTGACTAGTCGGCCAGAGCTACAGCCTATGCTTTTTGTGGTCTTTCTCCTGATTTACCTCATCACCCTGACCGGGAACTTTGGGATGATTTTCCTAATCCGATTCACTCCTTGGCTGCAAACCCCCATGTATTTTTTCCTTACTCATTTAGCATGTGTGGATATTTTTTATTCCACTAATGTCTCTTTGCAGATGCTTGTTAATTTCTTATCTGAGAAGAAGACCATTTCTTATGCTGGGTGCCTGGCCCAATGTTTTGTCTTTGTGACTCTGCTCCTTACTGAATATTACATGCTTGGTGCCATGGCCTATGACCGCTACATGGCAATCTGCAATCCCCTACATTACAGCAGCAAAATGACCAGGCCTGTTTGCATCTGCTTGGTGACTTTCCCCTACTTTTGGGGTTCTATGGTGGGCACAATGCAAGTAATACTGACCTCTCGCTTGTCCTTTTGTGGACCCAACACCATCAACCATTTCTACTGTGCTGACCCACCCCTTTTAATGTTGACATGTTCTGACACTTACGTAAAACAAACTGCCTTGTTTGTGTCAGCAGGGATTAACCTCACAGTTTCCCTGCTCATCATTCTCATTTCCTACATTTTAATCTTCATCACCATTATGAGGATCCATTGCAGCGAAGGGCAGTGCAAAGCCTTCTCCACCTGTGGCTCCCACCTGACAGCTGTCGCTATGTTCTATGGGTCCCTATTCTGCATGTACGTGAGACCAGCAAATGAGGGGTCTGTTGAGTAAGGGAAACTTGTggcagtgttttgtatttttgtgagtCCCATGCTGAACCCATTTATctacagcctgagaaacaagGATGTGAAACAGGCCTTGAAAAGAATGTTTATGAGAAACTTTggtaagacaaagaaaaattcagCAACTACAATCtcccaataa